A genomic region of Microlunatus sagamiharensis contains the following coding sequences:
- a CDS encoding NAD-dependent epimerase/dehydratase family protein encodes MRVLVTGASGMLGGAVARALAERGDEVTVLQRRPSGLGFREVLGDVADATAVREAVAGQEGVVHLAAKVNVVGLEADYVRTNVVGTRNVLEACTASGVGRLVQVSSPSVAHAGSSLVGAPAGPADPATARGPYARTKAQSELEALAADGTGEVPLAVVAVRPHIVWGPGDTQLVERIVERGRAGRLPLLGTGAPLIDTTYVDNAADALVAALDRAPEVHGEAFVVSNGEPRPVGEIFGDFCAAAGVDRPTRHVPARLAVAAGDVVERLWSLRHRDGTGQPPMTRFLAEQLSTAHWFDQRRTREALRWTPSVSIAEGLERLAASFGRR; translated from the coding sequence GTGAGGGTGCTCGTCACCGGCGCGAGCGGGATGCTCGGCGGCGCGGTCGCCCGGGCGCTCGCCGAGCGCGGCGACGAGGTGACCGTGCTCCAGCGTCGCCCGTCCGGGCTGGGGTTCCGCGAGGTGCTCGGCGACGTCGCCGACGCGACGGCGGTGCGCGAGGCCGTCGCCGGCCAGGAGGGCGTCGTGCACCTGGCGGCCAAGGTCAACGTCGTCGGGCTCGAGGCCGACTACGTGCGGACCAACGTCGTGGGCACGCGCAACGTCCTCGAGGCCTGCACGGCCTCCGGGGTCGGACGGCTCGTGCAGGTGTCGTCGCCGTCGGTGGCGCACGCCGGCTCGTCGCTGGTCGGGGCACCGGCCGGGCCGGCCGACCCGGCGACCGCGCGCGGCCCGTACGCGCGCACCAAGGCGCAGTCCGAGCTCGAGGCGCTGGCCGCCGACGGCACGGGCGAGGTGCCGCTGGCGGTCGTCGCCGTCCGGCCGCACATCGTCTGGGGACCGGGAGACACCCAGCTCGTCGAGCGGATCGTGGAGCGCGGCCGGGCCGGTCGGCTGCCGCTGCTCGGCACCGGCGCGCCGCTCATCGACACCACCTACGTCGACAACGCCGCGGACGCGCTCGTGGCTGCCCTGGACCGGGCGCCGGAGGTCCACGGCGAGGCCTTCGTCGTCAGCAACGGCGAACCGCGACCCGTGGGCGAGATCTTCGGCGACTTCTGCGCCGCGGCCGGCGTCGACCGTCCGACCCGTCACGTGCCCGCCCGGCTCGCCGTCGCGGCGGGCGACGTGGTCGAGAGGCTGTGGTCCCTGCGGCACCGGGACGGCACCGGGCAGCCGCCGATGACCCGCTTCCTGGCCGAGCAGCTGTCGACGGCCCACTGGTTCGACCAGCGGCGCACCCGCGAGGCCCTGCGCTGGACGCCGTCGGTGAGCATCGCCGAGGGGCTCGAGCGCCTCGCGGCCTCCTTCGGCCGCCGCTGA
- a CDS encoding YhjD/YihY/BrkB family envelope integrity protein yields MPTAEVTRTERVPGEGADKPQDIPKQGWVQIAKRGWAEAQADNVPLLAAGMAYYAFLAIFPALIAAVLIYGFFADPGQISSQIDALGTAIPADIRKTITDQVALASGNGAVGFGAIIAILVALFSASGGMGNLMTAVNLCYDEEETRGLVKKRLTALVLTVGAILFLLVVVALVAVLPIVLQVLGTSLVATVVVQVVRWVLVVAVISVALAVLYRVAPDRDAPKVRWVSVGALVATVLWIIASVGFSIYVSQFANYAKTYGAIGSIVILLLWLFITSYAILLGAEINAESEQQTIKDTTRGAPQPLGDRDAVKADSIPEGGDSGTAGTTGASAGTSDDRTREGTASMTSDNASGASSQAAAVRSTVDDPSDKSVGELFRSMSEDLSALVRDEIRLAQAEVGQKAKKAGIGIGAFGGAGVVALYGLGVLIAAAVLGFANVVSPWLAALIVGVILFVVAGVAALVGKKQLSQAAPPVPTDTIASVKTDVAEIKGSIRK; encoded by the coding sequence ATGCCGACCGCAGAGGTCACGCGCACCGAACGGGTGCCGGGAGAAGGGGCCGACAAGCCCCAGGACATCCCCAAGCAGGGCTGGGTCCAGATCGCCAAGCGCGGCTGGGCCGAGGCCCAGGCGGACAACGTCCCGCTGCTGGCGGCCGGGATGGCGTACTACGCCTTCCTCGCGATCTTCCCCGCGCTGATCGCCGCGGTCCTGATCTACGGCTTCTTCGCCGACCCGGGGCAGATCAGCAGCCAGATCGACGCGCTGGGCACGGCGATCCCCGCCGACATCCGCAAGACGATCACCGACCAGGTCGCGCTCGCCTCCGGCAACGGTGCGGTCGGGTTCGGCGCGATCATCGCGATCCTGGTGGCGCTGTTCAGCGCCTCGGGTGGCATGGGCAACCTGATGACCGCCGTCAACCTCTGCTACGACGAGGAGGAGACCCGCGGGCTGGTCAAGAAGCGGCTCACCGCCCTGGTGCTGACCGTGGGCGCGATCCTCTTCCTGCTCGTGGTCGTCGCCCTGGTCGCGGTGCTGCCGATCGTCCTGCAGGTGCTCGGCACGAGCCTCGTGGCGACGGTCGTCGTGCAGGTCGTGCGGTGGGTGCTCGTCGTCGCGGTGATCTCGGTGGCGCTCGCCGTGCTCTACCGCGTCGCCCCCGACCGCGACGCCCCGAAGGTCCGCTGGGTCTCGGTGGGTGCGCTCGTCGCCACGGTGCTCTGGATCATCGCGTCGGTCGGCTTCTCGATCTACGTCTCGCAGTTCGCCAACTACGCGAAGACGTACGGCGCCATCGGCAGCATCGTGATCCTGCTGCTCTGGCTCTTCATCACCTCCTACGCGATCCTGCTCGGCGCCGAGATCAACGCCGAGTCGGAGCAGCAGACCATCAAGGACACGACGCGCGGCGCGCCCCAGCCGCTCGGGGACCGGGACGCCGTCAAGGCCGACTCGATCCCCGAGGGTGGGGACTCCGGCACCGCGGGCACGACCGGCGCGAGCGCCGGGACCTCCGACGACCGAACCCGTGAAGGGACAGCCAGCATGACCAGCGACAACGCCTCCGGCGCCTCCTCCCAGGCCGCCGCGGTGCGCAGCACCGTCGACGACCCGTCCGACAAGTCCGTCGGCGAGCTCTTCCGCTCCATGTCGGAGGACCTGAGCGCCCTCGTCCGCGACGAGATCCGCCTGGCCCAGGCCGAGGTCGGCCAGAAGGCCAAGAAGGCCGGCATCGGCATCGGGGCCTTCGGCGGCGCCGGCGTCGTGGCGCTCTACGGACTGGGCGTGCTGATCGCGGCCGCGGTCCTGGGGTTCGCCAACGTGGTCTCGCCCTGGCTCGCGGCGCTGATCGTCGGTGTGATCCTGTTCGTCGTGGCCGGCGTCGCGGCGCTCGTGGGCAAGAAGCAGCTCAGCCAGGCGGCACCGCCGGTGCCCACCGACACCATCGCCAGCGTCAAGACCGACGTGGCCGAGATCAAGGGATCGATCCGCAAGTGA
- a CDS encoding phytoene desaturase family protein, translating to MPLPREVDAVVIGAGPNGLVAANRLADAGWEVLLLEAQPDVGGAVRSDREVHPDFVSDTFSAFYPMAAVSPALTSLGLEDFGLEWSHAPAVLGHPRRDGSWALLHRDEDVTAGLLEQAHAGDGEAWHALVARWRTVQPGLVESLLTPIPPVRGGLKLLPALARVGPYGFVREMLAPATHLLDGRFGGDGPELLLAGNASHADVGLDAPVSGFVGLLLTMLGQTVGFPAPTGGAGALTQALRRRFEAAGGTVACSTPATGIQVRDRRAVAVRTPEGEVRVRRSVLADVGAEQLFGGLVPAEDLPARTTRKMEGFRRDPATFKIDYALGGPVPWAGTPAYAPGTVHVADSVAEMSVSSAQIDAGVVPRDPFLLVGQMSTTDPTRSPAGTESLWVYTHVPQHVRGDAGDDGLTGRWDAAEVERFADRVQARLEAYAPGFGSVVRARRVLTPTDFEARNANLVGGSINGGTMSLEQQLVFRPFAGTGRSETPVRGLYLASASAHPGGSVHGACGMNAARAALFWSRFRRATPR from the coding sequence ATGCCGCTCCCCCGTGAGGTCGACGCCGTCGTCATCGGCGCCGGGCCCAACGGCCTCGTCGCCGCGAACCGCCTGGCCGACGCAGGCTGGGAGGTGCTGCTGCTGGAGGCCCAGCCCGACGTCGGCGGGGCCGTGCGGAGCGACCGCGAGGTCCACCCGGACTTCGTCAGCGACACGTTCAGCGCCTTCTACCCGATGGCGGCGGTCTCGCCCGCGCTGACCTCGCTCGGGCTCGAGGACTTCGGGCTGGAGTGGTCGCATGCCCCCGCCGTGCTCGGCCACCCGCGGCGGGACGGCTCGTGGGCGCTGCTGCACCGCGACGAGGACGTCACCGCCGGGCTGCTCGAGCAGGCGCACGCCGGCGACGGCGAGGCCTGGCACGCGCTGGTCGCCCGCTGGCGCACGGTGCAGCCCGGGCTCGTGGAGTCGCTGCTGACCCCGATCCCGCCCGTGCGCGGCGGGCTCAAGCTGCTGCCGGCGCTCGCCCGCGTGGGCCCGTACGGCTTCGTCCGCGAGATGCTCGCGCCGGCGACGCACCTGCTCGACGGGCGCTTCGGCGGCGACGGGCCCGAGCTGCTGCTCGCCGGCAACGCCTCGCACGCCGACGTGGGCCTGGACGCGCCCGTGTCGGGGTTCGTCGGGCTGCTGCTCACCATGCTCGGGCAGACGGTCGGCTTCCCCGCGCCGACCGGGGGTGCGGGCGCGTTGACGCAGGCGCTGCGGCGCCGGTTCGAGGCGGCCGGCGGCACCGTGGCCTGCTCCACCCCGGCCACCGGGATCCAGGTGCGCGACCGCCGCGCGGTGGCCGTGCGCACGCCGGAGGGCGAGGTCCGCGTACGCCGCTCCGTGCTCGCCGACGTGGGCGCCGAGCAGCTGTTCGGCGGGCTCGTCCCCGCCGAGGACCTGCCGGCCCGGACGACGCGGAAGATGGAGGGCTTCCGTCGCGACCCGGCGACGTTCAAGATCGACTACGCGCTGGGCGGCCCGGTCCCGTGGGCCGGGACGCCCGCGTACGCGCCAGGGACCGTCCACGTCGCCGACTCGGTGGCCGAGATGAGCGTGTCGAGCGCCCAGATCGACGCCGGGGTCGTGCCCCGCGACCCGTTCCTGCTGGTCGGTCAGATGTCGACCACCGACCCGACCCGCTCACCCGCCGGCACCGAGTCGCTGTGGGTCTACACCCACGTCCCGCAGCACGTGCGCGGCGATGCCGGCGACGACGGGCTCACCGGCCGGTGGGACGCGGCCGAGGTGGAGCGGTTCGCCGACCGCGTGCAGGCGCGCCTGGAGGCGTACGCGCCGGGGTTCGGCTCCGTGGTGCGGGCGCGGCGGGTGCTCACGCCGACCGACTTCGAGGCCCGGAACGCCAACCTCGTCGGGGGCTCGATCAACGGCGGGACGATGAGCCTGGAGCAGCAGCTGGTGTTCCGTCCCTTTGCCGGTACGGGCCGCAGCGAGACCCCGGTGCGCGGGCTGTACCTGGCCTCGGCCTCGGCGCACCCGGGTGGCAGCGTGCACGGCGCCTGCGGGATGAACGCGGCCCGGGCCGCGCTGTTCTGGTCGAGGTTCCGTCGCGCGACCCCGCGCTGA
- a CDS encoding DUF3618 domain-containing protein yields the protein MSDSTPSDEKQTPEQIQADIEARRERLAANVDALSDKLDVKAHAQEAVHDAGAKVSGAVSDAVSGAKESVGSAAGSVAEESRTLVSRFRALPSATQAAIGAGAVALVVALVVRSARD from the coding sequence GTGAGCGACAGCACCCCCAGCGACGAGAAGCAGACCCCCGAGCAGATCCAGGCCGACATCGAGGCGCGTCGTGAGCGCCTCGCCGCCAACGTCGACGCGCTGAGCGACAAGCTCGACGTCAAGGCGCACGCCCAGGAGGCCGTCCACGACGCGGGCGCGAAGGTGTCCGGAGCCGTGTCGGACGCCGTCTCCGGCGCGAAGGAGTCGGTCGGCTCGGCCGCCGGCTCGGTGGCGGAGGAGTCCCGTACGCTCGTCTCGAGGTTCCGGGCGCTGCCGTCGGCCACCCAGGCCGCGATCGGCGCCGGGGCGGTCGCCCTGGTGGTCGCCCTCGTCGTCCGCAGCGCCCGCGACTGA
- a CDS encoding WhiB family transcriptional regulator, giving the protein MPAGGGESWRADWRADAACVGENLEVFFPLGDQATHHALSNQAKEICARCPVMATCRAWALRTSPEFGIFGGLTAHERRLVREGRWSGQGPRRASRTDAA; this is encoded by the coding sequence ATGCCCGCCGGCGGCGGCGAGAGCTGGCGCGCCGACTGGCGCGCCGACGCCGCCTGCGTGGGCGAGAACCTCGAGGTCTTCTTCCCGCTCGGCGACCAGGCGACCCACCACGCGCTGAGCAACCAGGCCAAGGAGATCTGCGCCCGCTGCCCGGTCATGGCGACCTGCCGTGCCTGGGCCCTGCGCACCAGCCCCGAGTTCGGCATCTTCGGCGGCCTCACCGCCCACGAGCGCCGCCTCGTCCGCGAGGGCCGCTGGAGCGGCCAGGGCCCCCGCCGCGCCAGCCGCACCGACGCCGCCTGA
- a CDS encoding 3-oxoacyl-ACP synthase III codes for MTGNATYELKDTAVLSVCAVEAPVVVTSEAFDERLMRSYERTGLQPGMVEKLAGVRERRWWPEDVTFADAAAMAGAKALAEAGVDPSQVGLLINTSVCRDGIEPANAAGVHDLMGLSTSCLNFDVTNACLGFLNGIQLAGSLIDSGQVEYALLVDAEGLRGLQESTLDRLAQDDATAEDLKLQFATLTLGSGSAAMVLGRASEHPEGHRVTGGVSRSGTQHKDLCWADMTRMRTDSRALFEAGIELAGQTWHDALASGRDWADAEWFIAHQTSVVHLQAMARVVGVPDEKFPKTVPTFGNLASAAVPFTLAKQVPMIKPGERVILLGIGSGLNTSFAEIIW; via the coding sequence ATGACAGGAAACGCGACCTACGAGCTCAAGGACACGGCGGTCCTGTCGGTGTGTGCGGTCGAGGCGCCCGTGGTGGTGACCTCTGAGGCCTTCGACGAGCGGCTGATGCGCTCCTACGAGCGGACCGGGCTCCAGCCCGGGATGGTCGAGAAGCTCGCCGGCGTCCGCGAGCGGCGCTGGTGGCCCGAGGACGTGACGTTCGCCGACGCCGCGGCGATGGCCGGGGCCAAGGCGCTCGCCGAGGCCGGCGTCGACCCCTCGCAGGTCGGTCTCCTGATCAACACCTCCGTCTGCCGCGACGGCATCGAGCCGGCCAACGCCGCCGGCGTGCACGACCTGATGGGGCTGTCGACCAGCTGCCTGAACTTCGACGTGACGAACGCCTGCCTCGGCTTCCTCAACGGCATCCAGCTCGCCGGCTCGCTGATCGACTCCGGGCAGGTCGAGTACGCGCTCCTCGTCGACGCCGAGGGCCTGCGCGGCCTGCAGGAGAGCACGCTGGACCGCCTCGCCCAGGACGACGCGACGGCCGAGGACCTCAAGCTCCAGTTCGCGACCCTGACCCTCGGCTCAGGCTCGGCCGCCATGGTGCTGGGCCGGGCGAGCGAGCACCCCGAGGGGCACCGCGTGACGGGCGGCGTGAGCCGCTCGGGAACGCAGCACAAGGACCTCTGCTGGGCCGACATGACGCGGATGCGCACCGACTCGCGCGCGCTCTTCGAGGCCGGCATCGAGCTCGCCGGGCAGACCTGGCACGACGCCCTCGCCTCCGGTCGCGACTGGGCCGACGCCGAGTGGTTCATCGCCCACCAAACCTCCGTCGTCCACCTGCAGGCCATGGCCAGGGTGGTCGGCGTGCCCGACGAGAAGTTCCCCAAGACGGTGCCGACCTTCGGCAACCTGGCCTCCGCCGCCGTCCCGTTCACGCTGGCCAAGCAGGTCCCCATGATCAAGCCGGGCGAGCGGGTCATCCTGCTCGGCATCGGCTCGGGGCTGAACACCTCCTTCGCCGAGATCATCTGGTGA
- a CDS encoding alpha/beta fold hydrolase, whose protein sequence is MTSPVEQPVDGLPGLDPRWSRFLTVADASGQPRRWHVLDNGVGADGGPVEGTMLCVHGNPTWSYLWRRFLSEAPAGWRVVAVDQLGMGWSTRRAPARRLGDRIDDLGRLTDALDLQGPVVLAAHDWGGLVGLGWALEHREQLAGVVLTNTAVFQPLDQPFSALIRLARTPALRQLVCVTTPTFVQGAAALSRPSLDRDVRRALAGPYADASERAAIGDFVADVPLERHHPSRLRMEQVAEGIRDLDVPALLLWGGRDPVFTDLHLADLVDRLPHADVHRFGRASHLVTEDVPETAEIAWRWVDSRVATAGAAPSERPPAQVDRSALWAPISERATSSPDAPAVVELHDGVVSRTSFGELEQGIVDLAHGLVDLGVRRGDRVAVLVTPGLGLTTAVFACWRVGAVVVVADAGLGVRGMAHALRGARPDHVIGIPKAVAALDALRVPGRRIVAGDVSAPVGAVLRHPASVTSLTVRGGVLRTQGAVLPDLGGTDEDVAVFFTSGATGPAKGVVYRAAQLQGQVARLAGLYAGDRDDAWVAAFPLFSLYGPAMGTAAAVPDMDPTRAGTLTASALADAAAAVDGRVVFASPAALRNVVATAGALTDAQREALTRVRVLMSAGAPVPVGLLRRVQALVPNADLHTPYGMTEVLPVADITLPGIEAAGAGDGVCVGLPVPGVTVRLAPLDATGRATGELTTQAGVTGEILVDADHRKQRYDRLWATERASSRDPGHHRTGDVGHLDDEGRLWVEGRLVHVLSTPDGPLTPVGVEQRVETLPEVASAAVVGVGPAGTQQVVVVVVPVAGASARRPLAAGALAAAVREVAGVDVAAVLAVPALPTDIRHNSKIDRAAVRAWASRVLTGERAGRLA, encoded by the coding sequence GTGACGTCCCCCGTCGAGCAGCCGGTCGACGGGCTGCCCGGCCTGGACCCGCGGTGGTCGCGCTTCCTCACGGTGGCCGACGCGTCCGGCCAGCCGCGACGCTGGCACGTCCTCGACAACGGGGTGGGCGCCGACGGCGGCCCCGTCGAGGGCACGATGCTCTGCGTCCACGGCAACCCGACCTGGTCCTACCTCTGGCGCCGGTTCCTGTCTGAGGCCCCGGCCGGCTGGCGGGTCGTCGCGGTCGACCAGCTCGGCATGGGCTGGTCCACGCGCCGCGCACCCGCGCGCCGGCTCGGCGACCGGATCGACGACCTCGGCCGCCTCACCGACGCCCTCGACCTGCAGGGCCCGGTGGTGCTGGCCGCCCACGACTGGGGCGGCCTCGTCGGCCTCGGCTGGGCCCTCGAGCACCGCGAGCAGCTCGCCGGGGTCGTGCTGACCAACACCGCGGTCTTCCAGCCGCTGGACCAGCCGTTCTCGGCGCTCATCCGCCTGGCCCGGACGCCGGCGCTGCGCCAGCTGGTCTGCGTGACGACGCCCACCTTCGTGCAGGGGGCGGCGGCGCTGTCGCGCCCGTCCCTCGACCGGGACGTGCGGCGGGCGCTGGCCGGCCCGTACGCCGACGCCTCCGAGCGGGCGGCGATCGGCGACTTCGTGGCCGACGTCCCCCTCGAGCGGCACCACCCCAGCCGCCTGCGGATGGAGCAGGTCGCGGAGGGCATCCGGGACCTCGACGTCCCCGCCCTGCTGCTGTGGGGCGGTCGCGACCCCGTCTTCACCGACCTGCACCTGGCCGACCTCGTCGACCGGCTCCCGCACGCCGACGTCCACCGCTTCGGGCGCGCGTCCCACCTCGTCACCGAGGACGTCCCCGAGACCGCCGAGATCGCCTGGCGCTGGGTCGACAGCCGGGTCGCGACCGCCGGGGCGGCGCCGTCGGAGCGCCCGCCCGCGCAGGTGGACCGCTCCGCGCTGTGGGCCCCCATCTCCGAGCGGGCTACCTCGTCGCCCGACGCCCCGGCGGTGGTGGAGCTGCACGACGGCGTCGTGAGCCGGACCAGCTTCGGCGAGCTCGAGCAGGGCATCGTCGACCTGGCCCACGGGCTGGTCGACCTCGGGGTCCGGCGCGGCGACCGTGTCGCGGTCCTCGTCACCCCGGGCCTCGGCCTGACGACGGCGGTCTTCGCCTGCTGGCGCGTCGGTGCCGTCGTCGTGGTCGCCGACGCCGGGCTCGGGGTCCGCGGCATGGCGCACGCGCTGCGCGGCGCCCGCCCCGATCACGTCATCGGCATCCCCAAGGCCGTCGCCGCGCTCGACGCCCTCCGCGTCCCCGGCCGGCGCATCGTCGCCGGCGACGTCTCGGCTCCCGTCGGGGCGGTGCTGCGCCACCCGGCCAGCGTCACCTCCCTCACCGTCCGCGGCGGCGTGCTGCGCACGCAGGGCGCCGTGCTGCCCGACCTCGGCGGCACCGACGAGGACGTGGCCGTCTTCTTCACCTCCGGGGCCACGGGACCGGCCAAGGGCGTCGTCTACCGCGCCGCCCAGCTCCAGGGCCAGGTCGCCCGGCTCGCCGGGCTGTACGCCGGCGACCGCGACGACGCCTGGGTCGCGGCCTTCCCGCTGTTCTCGCTCTACGGCCCGGCCATGGGCACCGCCGCCGCGGTGCCCGACATGGACCCGACCAGGGCCGGGACGCTCACCGCCTCCGCGCTGGCCGACGCCGCCGCCGCGGTCGACGGCCGGGTGGTCTTCGCCTCGCCGGCCGCGCTGCGCAACGTGGTGGCCACCGCCGGCGCATTGACCGACGCCCAGCGCGAGGCGCTCACGAGGGTCCGGGTGCTGATGTCGGCGGGCGCGCCGGTGCCGGTCGGCCTGCTGCGTCGCGTCCAGGCGCTGGTCCCCAACGCCGACCTGCACACGCCGTACGGCATGACCGAGGTGCTGCCGGTCGCCGACATCACCCTGCCGGGCATCGAGGCGGCGGGAGCGGGCGACGGCGTCTGCGTCGGCCTCCCCGTGCCCGGCGTGACGGTCCGGCTGGCCCCGCTCGACGCGACCGGCCGGGCGACCGGCGAGCTCACCACGCAGGCGGGCGTGACGGGGGAGATCCTCGTCGACGCCGACCACCGCAAGCAGCGCTACGACCGCCTCTGGGCGACCGAGCGGGCGAGCAGCCGCGACCCGGGCCACCACCGCACCGGCGACGTCGGGCACCTCGACGACGAGGGTCGGCTGTGGGTGGAGGGCCGGCTGGTGCACGTGCTCTCGACCCCGGACGGGCCGCTGACGCCGGTCGGCGTCGAGCAGCGGGTCGAGACGCTCCCCGAGGTCGCCTCGGCGGCCGTGGTCGGCGTGGGACCGGCCGGCACCCAGCAGGTCGTCGTGGTCGTCGTCCCCGTCGCGGGGGCGTCGGCGCGCCGTCCGCTCGCCGCGGGGGCCCTGGCCGCCGCCGTGCGGGAGGTCGCCGGGGTCGACGTCGCCGCGGTGCTGGCCGTGCCGGCGCTGCCGACCGACATCCGCCACAACTCCAAGATCGACCGCGCCGCGGTGCGTGCCTGGGCCTCGCGGGTGCTGACCGGCGAGCGGGCGGGACGCCTGGCGTGA
- a CDS encoding HAD family hydrolase: MTPSSPIPAAPDPASRPAALLWDFDGTLADTEPIWIRAEYDLIGRLGGRWSDEHALQLVGNSLIDSGIYIVNAIDRPDLDPAWVMDQLVEQVVATLRTGEVPWRPGALALLEASRVAGVPCALVSASYRVILDAALAALPPGSFTASVAGDEVTSGKPHPEPYERACAELGVDARDCVAFEDSETGARSANAAGALVVAVPNHVAIPAAPRRVERASLADVDLAGLASLLDEADALV; encoded by the coding sequence ATGACGCCCTCCTCACCGATCCCCGCCGCGCCCGACCCCGCCTCCCGGCCGGCCGCCCTGCTCTGGGACTTCGACGGGACGCTCGCCGACACCGAGCCCATCTGGATCCGGGCGGAGTACGACCTGATCGGTCGCCTCGGCGGCCGCTGGTCCGACGAGCACGCCCTCCAGCTCGTGGGCAACTCGCTGATCGACTCCGGCATCTACATCGTCAACGCCATCGACCGGCCCGACCTCGACCCGGCCTGGGTGATGGACCAGCTCGTGGAGCAGGTCGTCGCCACCCTCCGGACCGGCGAGGTGCCCTGGCGGCCGGGGGCGCTCGCGCTGCTCGAGGCCAGCCGGGTCGCGGGCGTGCCCTGCGCGCTGGTCTCGGCGTCGTACCGGGTGATCCTCGACGCCGCGCTCGCCGCGCTTCCGCCGGGCAGCTTCACCGCATCGGTGGCAGGCGACGAGGTCACGAGCGGCAAGCCGCACCCCGAGCCGTACGAGCGCGCGTGCGCCGAGCTCGGCGTGGACGCGCGCGACTGCGTCGCCTTCGAGGACAGCGAGACCGGCGCCCGCTCGGCCAACGCCGCCGGGGCCCTGGTCGTCGCCGTCCCCAACCACGTCGCCATCCCCGCGGCCCCGCGCCGGGTCGAGCGCGCGTCGCTCGCCGACGTCGACCTCGCCGGCCTGGCTTCGCTCCTGGACGAGGCCGATGCGCTCGTCTGA
- a CDS encoding DUF4235 domain-containing protein produces the protein MVNAAQLAYRPVGILTGIAAGAVAGAIFKQVWKRVARQDDAPDALQSEYTLARVIVAATIQGAIFAAVKATVDRLGAQGFQKLTGEWPGD, from the coding sequence ATGGTGAACGCAGCCCAGCTCGCCTACCGGCCCGTCGGCATCCTCACCGGCATCGCCGCCGGCGCCGTCGCCGGGGCGATCTTCAAGCAGGTGTGGAAGCGCGTCGCGCGCCAGGACGACGCGCCCGACGCGCTGCAGTCCGAGTACACGCTGGCCCGGGTGATCGTCGCGGCGACCATCCAGGGCGCCATCTTCGCGGCCGTCAAGGCGACCGTCGACCGCCTCGGCGCCCAGGGGTTCCAGAAGCTGACGGGTGAGTGGCCGGGGGACTAG
- a CDS encoding PAC2 family protein: protein MAEQSGRTPGSGRDLRSLVDPVVVVAFGGWNDAGNAATGVVDHLQEAYGAELAFALDPDDFYDFQVNRPLVSLTDDDERELTWPTTEVRVGRLADGRDLVLVQGLEPNLRWRQFSTTIASALQSANARRVHVLGALLADTPHTRPIPVSTSTYDRELMTSLGLVPSTYEGPTGIVGVIGDTLARAGLEVLSLWAAVPHYVSHPPCPKATLALLSSLEQLLDTSLDQGELPELARAWERGVDELAADDTEVAEYVSTLEEQQDATELPEASGEAIAAEFERYLRRRRGN from the coding sequence GTGGCAGAGCAGTCGGGTCGGACGCCCGGGTCGGGCCGGGACCTGAGGAGCCTGGTCGACCCCGTCGTCGTCGTCGCCTTCGGCGGGTGGAACGACGCGGGCAACGCCGCGACCGGGGTGGTCGACCACCTCCAGGAGGCGTACGGCGCCGAGCTCGCCTTCGCCCTCGACCCGGACGACTTCTACGACTTCCAGGTCAACCGGCCGCTGGTGAGCCTGACCGACGACGACGAGCGCGAGCTGACCTGGCCGACCACCGAGGTCCGCGTGGGCCGCCTCGCCGACGGCCGCGACCTCGTCCTGGTCCAGGGCCTGGAGCCCAACCTGCGCTGGCGGCAGTTCTCCACGACCATCGCCTCGGCGCTGCAGTCGGCGAACGCCCGGCGCGTGCACGTCCTCGGGGCCCTGCTGGCCGACACCCCGCACACCCGGCCGATCCCGGTGTCGACGTCGACCTACGACCGCGAGCTGATGACGTCGCTGGGGCTGGTCCCCTCGACGTACGAGGGCCCGACCGGCATCGTCGGCGTCATCGGCGACACGCTCGCCCGGGCCGGGCTCGAGGTCCTGTCGCTGTGGGCCGCCGTGCCGCACTACGTCTCGCACCCGCCGTGCCCCAAGGCGACGCTGGCGCTGCTCTCCTCGCTCGAGCAGCTGCTCGACACCTCGCTCGACCAGGGTGAGCTGCCCGAGCTGGCACGCGCCTGGGAGCGCGGCGTCGACGAGCTGGCCGCGGACGACACCGAGGTCGCGGAGTACGTCTCGACGCTCGAGGAGCAGCAGGACGCGACCGAGCTGCCCGAGGCCAGCGGCGAGGCCATCGCCGCCGAGTTCGAGCGCTACCTGCGCCGTCGCAGGGGCAACTGA